The Conexivisphaera calida genome includes a region encoding these proteins:
- a CDS encoding GNAT family N-acetyltransferase, translating into MDYRIEERGDEILEAVIDLDSEISWEVMDEKHRSSMDYDEYLRRHRELFLSIYNSPGRQRFIAAYDVSGALIGVAWIKEEIDTVNYESYAYLYDLEVKREHRRSGIGRALLKRAIEYCRRNGYRRMGLRVELSNTAALRLYLSSGFRPSALLMELELDERASS; encoded by the coding sequence ATGGACTACAGGATAGAGGAGCGCGGCGACGAGATACTGGAGGCAGTCATAGATCTGGACAGCGAGATAAGCTGGGAAGTCATGGACGAGAAACATCGGTCCTCCATGGACTACGATGAATATCTGCGCAGACATCGGGAGCTTTTCCTGTCGATCTACAATTCCCCGGGAAGGCAGAGGTTCATCGCGGCATACGACGTCTCAGGTGCACTGATCGGCGTGGCATGGATCAAGGAGGAGATAGACACGGTGAACTACGAAAGTTACGCGTATCTCTACGATCTAGAGGTGAAAAGGGAGCATAGGCGCTCGGGCATTGGGCGTGCACTGCTGAAGCGGGCAATCGAGTACTGCAGGAGGAACGGATACAGGAGGATGGGCCTTCGCGTCGAGCTGAGTAACACCGCCGCCTTGAGGCTGTACTTGAGCTCCGGCTTCAGGCCGTCTGCGCTTCTCATGGAGCTCGAGCTGGATGAGCGAGCCTCCTCCTGA
- the cobA gene encoding uroporphyrinogen-III C-methyltransferase, whose protein sequence is MALMSGVVYIVGAGPGDPELLTIKAARLLSEADVILYDRLAPPGALSYARRDARLVDVGKAPGGKGWTQDEINSEMARWAVAGMKVVRLKGGDPLVFGRGEEECSYLLARNIRCDIVPGVSSATGVPSCAGIPLASRWGSSTFAVATGRTAQGPPATGLGEIAGRVDTLVIMMPLSNLRNIADELTTAVGPDTPAALVRNGCTGSQSVIEATIYEIPSKAAGLSPPAILVVGAGAALRRRLAHPARAP, encoded by the coding sequence ATGGCCCTCATGAGCGGCGTCGTCTACATAGTGGGGGCAGGCCCCGGTGACCCTGAGCTCCTCACGATCAAGGCTGCGAGGCTCCTGTCTGAGGCGGATGTCATACTCTACGACCGGCTGGCGCCGCCCGGAGCGCTCTCGTATGCCAGGAGGGACGCAAGGCTCGTGGACGTGGGGAAGGCGCCGGGAGGGAAGGGTTGGACGCAGGACGAGATAAACTCCGAGATGGCGCGCTGGGCCGTAGCGGGTATGAAGGTGGTGAGGCTGAAGGGAGGCGATCCGCTGGTCTTCGGGAGGGGCGAGGAGGAATGCTCCTATCTGCTGGCAAGGAACATCAGATGCGATATAGTGCCGGGCGTCAGCTCCGCGACAGGCGTCCCCAGCTGCGCTGGAATACCGCTGGCGAGCAGGTGGGGATCGTCCACATTCGCCGTGGCCACGGGAAGGACTGCGCAGGGACCGCCGGCGACGGGCCTTGGAGAAATTGCCGGGCGCGTGGACACTTTAGTTATAATGATGCCGCTCTCAAACTTGAGAAATATAGCCGATGAACTGACCACGGCCGTGGGCCCGGATACTCCGGCTGCACTCGTGCGGAATGGATGCACTGGCTCCCAGAGCGTTATAGAGGCCACAATATACGAGATTCCATCGAAGGCCGCCGGACTTTCGCCGCCGGCAATCCTGGTGGTGGGTGCGGGGGCCGCCCTCAGGAGGAGGCTCGCTCATCCAGCTCGAGCTCCATGA
- a CDS encoding glutamate-1-semialdehyde 2,1-aminomutase, protein MGVSSDRLREDAARLLPGGVSSPIRASVRPCPFFVDRALGARIWTTDGAELVDWVMGYGPNLLGHANDRVRLAVVEQVERGWLYGAPTRTEVELAGKISTYYGPGKVRFVNSGGEAAMTAVRLARGATRRRLLVKFDGCYHGASDVLLSRRGDGALGIPSSAGVPEEFAGSTIVLRYNDVDELHRIMKKFGDQVAAVIVEPVGANMGVVPASSDFLSAAKEEAEGSGALLIFDEVVTGFRLGLRGAQGLYGIKPDLTVLGKIIGGGFPVGALVGRSELMDLLAPLGPVYNAGTFNGHPVSMAAGLATLRILEEGWPYFRAERAAKAVSEELSRMRLNGGEVAVNVIGSMFQVFMRKPPVVDADSARGSDSSAYMKFHEALMRKGVFSPPSQMETWFASSAHGDEEVSRTIEEIRKAWPS, encoded by the coding sequence ATGGGCGTGTCTTCTGACAGGCTGCGCGAGGACGCTGCGCGCCTCCTTCCCGGAGGCGTCAGCAGCCCCATCAGGGCGTCTGTGAGGCCGTGCCCATTCTTCGTGGATAGGGCGCTTGGCGCCAGAATATGGACCACTGATGGCGCGGAGCTGGTGGACTGGGTCATGGGGTATGGCCCGAACTTGCTGGGGCACGCCAACGACCGCGTGAGGCTGGCGGTGGTGGAGCAGGTCGAGAGGGGATGGCTGTACGGGGCTCCGACTAGGACGGAGGTGGAGCTCGCAGGTAAGATATCTACGTATTATGGGCCCGGCAAGGTTCGCTTCGTCAACTCCGGCGGCGAGGCCGCGATGACCGCGGTGAGGCTGGCCAGGGGGGCCACCAGAAGGAGGCTGCTTGTCAAGTTCGATGGATGCTATCACGGCGCTTCGGACGTACTCCTTTCGCGGAGAGGGGACGGCGCTCTGGGGATTCCGTCCTCAGCGGGTGTGCCGGAGGAATTCGCAGGCTCCACGATAGTCCTCAGGTACAATGATGTGGATGAGCTCCATCGCATCATGAAGAAGTTCGGGGATCAGGTAGCTGCCGTCATAGTTGAACCAGTGGGAGCCAACATGGGCGTGGTACCAGCGTCCTCCGACTTCCTGTCGGCGGCGAAAGAGGAGGCAGAGGGTTCGGGAGCGCTGCTGATATTCGATGAGGTGGTGACGGGCTTCAGGCTGGGGTTGAGGGGGGCACAGGGCCTGTACGGGATCAAGCCGGATCTGACGGTGCTGGGAAAGATAATAGGCGGCGGATTCCCGGTGGGAGCGCTGGTGGGCAGATCCGAGCTCATGGACCTATTGGCGCCGCTGGGACCGGTGTACAATGCCGGGACGTTCAACGGGCATCCTGTCTCTATGGCGGCGGGGCTGGCCACGCTGCGGATACTGGAGGAGGGCTGGCCATACTTCCGCGCAGAGCGCGCGGCGAAGGCGGTTTCCGAGGAACTCTCGAGAATGCGCCTGAACGGAGGCGAAGTGGCGGTCAACGTGATCGGCAGCATGTTCCAGGTTTTCATGAGGAAACCTCCAGTGGTGGATGCAGACTCCGCCAGGGGATCGGATTCGTCTGCGTACATGAAGTTCCACGAGGCTCTAATGAGGAAGGGGGTGTTTTCCCCTCCCAGCCAGATGGAGACATGGTTCGCCAGCTCGGCTCACGGCGATGAGGAGGTATCTCGCACCATCGAGGAAATCAGGAAGGCATGGCCCTCATGA
- the hemB gene encoding porphobilinogen synthase translates to MGFPTVRPRRIRSSQRIRNLVAETDLGPERLIAPLFVQEDAREPVQIEAMPGVYRWPVDAVADEAKRILDEGIDKFLIFGIPARKDEEASEAYNPHGVVQTAVRKLRKELGDRATIMTDVCMCQYTTHGHCGIVTQSGGAWRVDNDRTLPYMGKIAVSHVEAGADVVAPSSMMDGVVGQLRRSLDEAGFTDALIMGYSVKYASSFYGPFREAAESAPAFGDRRTYQMDPRNAMEALKEAELDVEEGADILMVKPALPYLDVIRLVKEAFPQYPLIAYSVSGEYSMMRAAGERGWLDEDRALLEAMYSIRRAGADAVITYYASRAAKLLREFDGRVF, encoded by the coding sequence GTGGGGTTCCCAACTGTAAGGCCAAGGAGAATTCGGTCGAGCCAGAGGATAAGGAACCTCGTGGCCGAGACCGATTTAGGACCGGAGAGGTTGATCGCGCCGCTCTTCGTTCAGGAGGATGCACGCGAGCCGGTGCAGATAGAGGCGATGCCGGGAGTCTACAGATGGCCCGTGGACGCGGTCGCGGACGAGGCGAAGAGGATTCTGGATGAGGGCATCGACAAATTCCTGATCTTCGGGATTCCGGCGCGCAAGGATGAGGAGGCATCCGAGGCTTATAACCCACATGGCGTCGTCCAGACCGCTGTCAGGAAGCTCAGGAAAGAGCTGGGAGATCGTGCGACCATAATGACCGACGTGTGCATGTGCCAGTACACCACACATGGACATTGCGGAATCGTGACGCAGAGCGGCGGAGCCTGGCGCGTGGACAATGACAGGACGCTGCCCTACATGGGCAAGATAGCAGTTAGCCATGTGGAGGCGGGGGCGGACGTGGTAGCGCCTAGCAGCATGATGGATGGAGTCGTAGGACAGCTCAGGAGATCGCTGGACGAGGCGGGCTTTACGGATGCGCTGATAATGGGATACTCGGTCAAGTACGCGAGCAGCTTCTACGGACCATTCCGCGAAGCTGCAGAGTCTGCACCCGCGTTCGGCGACAGGAGGACGTATCAGATGGATCCGAGGAACGCCATGGAGGCTCTGAAGGAGGCAGAGCTAGACGTGGAGGAGGGGGCCGACATCCTCATGGTCAAGCCGGCCCTCCCGTACCTGGACGTCATCAGGCTCGTCAAGGAGGCGTTCCCCCAGTATCCGCTGATTGCATACAGCGTTAGCGGCGAGTACTCTATGATGAGGGCGGCCGGGGAGAGGGGATGGCTGGACGAGGACAGGGCGCTGCTCGAGGCGATGTACTCGATCAGGAGGGCTGGGGCCGACGCTGTGATAACCTACTACGCATCTCGCGCCGCGAAGCTCCTAAGGGAGTTTGATGGGCGTGTCTTCTGA
- a CDS encoding radical SAM/SPASM domain-containing protein: MIPVSVMVTGKGTVSRRIKGDYGPGRPSRFSDVWRPVVSWNLTSACNLACVHCYIRAGARGARELTRDEALDVIRQMSDVGVPLVLLSGGEPLMRPDALDLIREIVDRGIKVALSTNGTLITDDVAKQLSKMGVSYVGISLDSPRPEWHDSFRGVHGAFDMTMRGIRKSVEAGLDVGIRLTVTSRNVCDVPEMLRLAKGVGARRVTFYHLSAAGRALELDRSWYMSAEQYSKFVDTLVEESRRYEGELEIETTMAPFDGIAIADRLSRDPGEFRDMMDLVASQGGCGRKIVSIYPDGTVRPCQFVDFMELGNVLKSSLREILNPSREEVNYFANTQQYLSGPKCSSCPFRSVCKGGDRIRAYYLGGGLGADDPQCSLDVSTIAARWNFWTDAPRSDVASEKPY; this comes from the coding sequence TTGATACCGGTCAGCGTGATGGTGACCGGAAAGGGCACCGTGTCCAGGAGAATAAAGGGCGACTATGGCCCGGGAAGGCCCAGTAGGTTCAGCGACGTGTGGAGGCCGGTCGTCTCCTGGAATCTCACCTCGGCGTGCAACCTGGCGTGCGTGCACTGCTACATAAGGGCTGGGGCGCGGGGGGCTCGGGAGCTGACGCGTGATGAGGCACTGGACGTCATACGTCAGATGTCGGATGTGGGCGTCCCGCTAGTGCTTCTCTCCGGAGGCGAACCATTGATGCGGCCCGACGCGCTGGATCTTATCAGGGAGATCGTTGACAGGGGGATCAAGGTCGCACTCAGCACAAACGGCACCCTGATAACCGACGACGTGGCCAAGCAGCTTTCCAAGATGGGCGTCTCGTACGTCGGAATATCTCTAGACTCCCCCAGGCCGGAGTGGCACGACTCCTTCAGGGGTGTCCACGGAGCGTTCGATATGACGATGAGGGGTATAAGGAAGTCCGTGGAAGCGGGCCTAGACGTCGGCATAAGGCTCACAGTGACGAGCCGTAACGTGTGTGACGTGCCCGAGATGCTTCGGCTGGCCAAGGGAGTCGGAGCACGGAGAGTGACCTTCTATCACCTGTCGGCCGCTGGAAGGGCACTGGAGCTGGATAGGAGCTGGTACATGAGCGCCGAGCAGTACTCGAAGTTCGTGGACACGCTGGTGGAGGAGAGCAGGCGCTACGAGGGCGAGCTCGAGATAGAGACTACCATGGCACCATTCGACGGTATAGCCATCGCCGACAGGCTCTCGAGGGATCCTGGTGAGTTTCGCGACATGATGGATCTGGTCGCGTCGCAGGGAGGCTGCGGCAGGAAGATAGTGTCGATATACCCGGACGGCACGGTCAGACCCTGTCAGTTCGTGGACTTCATGGAGCTCGGAAACGTCCTCAAGTCCTCCCTGAGGGAAATTCTGAATCCCTCCCGGGAGGAGGTGAACTACTTCGCCAACACGCAGCAATATCTCTCCGGGCCGAAGTGTTCATCGTGCCCCTTCCGCTCGGTGTGCAAGGGAGGAGACCGCATAAGGGCATACTATCTAGGGGGTGGACTCGGGGCCGACGATCCCCAGTGCAGCCTGGATGTGAGCACTATAGCTGCTAGGTGGAACTTCTGGACTGATGCGCCGCGATCAGATGTTGCGAGCGAGAAGCCGTACTAA
- a CDS encoding Lrp/AsnC family transcriptional regulator, translated as MDLGPADALMLNALQYDSKPVAEPFDVAATALGIDVDRLIREARRFEDAGIMRRFGVSFNSAAFGGASALVLAAVPPERAMEYAEAISSHGRSKHSYVRSFPEYNLWFTYRATGADALRKEVHSLLSSLDVRDWVILRTSRVYKLSVKYDLERGTSWASPGMLRPDPPKLAELGIDRELTKELENLPVSRRPFRELAVDSGETEEGLLDLVDELFSRGVAADFGAVLEPEPVGMRYNAVVMGHGGERECEAIAGRIPEATHVVLREPVDGSWDLRTYFVVHSRDRADSESIVDRAAKIAGMGKYNVAYSEGGFTV; from the coding sequence GTGGATCTCGGTCCAGCAGATGCGCTGATGCTGAATGCGCTACAGTACGACTCGAAGCCTGTGGCAGAGCCCTTCGACGTCGCGGCCACAGCACTGGGGATCGACGTAGATCGTCTCATTAGGGAGGCTAGAAGATTCGAGGATGCAGGCATTATGAGGAGGTTCGGCGTCTCATTCAATTCAGCGGCATTTGGAGGGGCCAGCGCGCTCGTGTTGGCCGCGGTTCCTCCTGAGAGGGCCATGGAATATGCGGAGGCCATCTCATCCCACGGCAGATCGAAGCATAGCTACGTCAGGTCATTTCCGGAGTACAACCTTTGGTTCACGTATAGGGCGACCGGCGCTGATGCGTTGAGGAAGGAGGTGCACAGCTTGTTGTCCTCCTTGGATGTGCGCGACTGGGTGATACTGAGGACGTCGCGCGTGTACAAGCTATCGGTCAAGTACGACTTGGAGCGGGGGACTAGTTGGGCATCGCCGGGCATGTTGCGCCCGGATCCCCCGAAGCTCGCGGAACTGGGGATCGATCGGGAGCTGACCAAGGAACTGGAGAATCTTCCCGTCTCTAGGAGGCCATTCAGGGAACTTGCAGTGGACTCCGGCGAGACGGAGGAAGGACTTCTGGACCTCGTCGATGAACTGTTCTCGCGCGGCGTCGCCGCCGACTTTGGAGCGGTCCTCGAGCCGGAGCCCGTGGGGATGCGGTATAATGCGGTTGTCATGGGACACGGCGGAGAGCGGGAGTGCGAGGCGATCGCTGGAAGGATCCCCGAGGCTACGCATGTGGTGCTAAGGGAACCAGTCGATGGCAGCTGGGACCTGAGAACGTACTTCGTCGTTCACTCCAGGGACAGGGCCGACTCGGAGTCTATCGTGGACCGGGCGGCCAAGATCGCGGGCATGGGGAAATATAACGTGGCATATAGTGAGGGGGGATTTACGGTTTGA
- the hemC gene encoding hydroxymethylbilane synthase, whose product MRKLRIASRASTLSLAQVEEVIAQLRTRAEVEVLRIVSRGDVDLHTPLYAMEEKGIFERDVDSAVLEGRADLAVHSAKDVPNDVPKELIVGAIPRRRSPFDALVAPSGLSLRQLPSNAKIGTSSLRRISMLRRIRPDVEVVPIRGNLDTRLGKLRGQLDALVVAEAGLDRLGYTGARSRLPLEDFVPAAGQGALMVMSRSDDREVLELLSTIDDPGSRAEVMAEKSFVEAIGAGCRAPVGVLARARDGELAMVAGVVPPDGSAMIMVSSSGPLPGGSAVADLVNEFRRAGGLDAMNEWRGLS is encoded by the coding sequence GTGCGCAAGCTGAGGATCGCCAGCAGGGCGAGCACCCTGAGCCTAGCCCAAGTGGAGGAGGTAATCGCGCAGCTGAGGACACGCGCGGAGGTCGAGGTTCTCAGGATCGTGAGTCGTGGCGACGTGGACCTCCATACGCCACTCTACGCGATGGAGGAGAAGGGGATCTTTGAGAGGGATGTGGACTCCGCGGTCCTCGAGGGGCGGGCGGATCTGGCGGTGCACAGCGCGAAGGATGTGCCCAACGACGTGCCGAAGGAACTCATTGTAGGTGCAATTCCGCGCCGTCGTTCGCCGTTTGACGCGCTCGTTGCGCCCAGCGGCCTCTCGTTGAGACAGCTTCCCAGCAACGCCAAAATCGGAACATCTTCGCTCAGGCGCATCAGCATGCTCAGGCGCATCAGACCTGACGTCGAGGTAGTCCCCATCAGGGGCAATCTCGATACCAGGCTCGGCAAACTGAGAGGACAATTAGACGCGCTTGTGGTCGCGGAGGCGGGCCTGGACAGATTGGGGTACACCGGCGCCCGGAGCAGATTACCACTCGAGGACTTCGTGCCGGCCGCGGGGCAGGGCGCGCTCATGGTGATGTCAAGGAGCGATGACCGGGAGGTCCTAGAGCTGTTGTCTACCATAGACGACCCGGGGTCGCGGGCGGAGGTCATGGCCGAGAAATCATTTGTGGAGGCCATCGGGGCCGGGTGCAGGGCTCCCGTGGGGGTGCTTGCGAGGGCACGGGACGGCGAGCTAGCCATGGTCGCGGGCGTGGTTCCGCCCGATGGATCCGCTATGATAATGGTCTCATCCTCGGGGCCCCTCCCCGGAGGAAGCGCTGTGGCGGACCTAGTGAACGAATTCAGGCGGGCCGGCGGCCTCGACGCCATGAATGAGTGGAGGGGACTTTCTTGA
- a CDS encoding uroporphyrinogen-III synthase has protein sequence MIVPLSTERFIRWLSRELGSPPVRGPPVLVPVPKVDAGEVSRIASLGLPAIVTSPNAVDILESMLPHSVLAAALSKSIAIGPMTADAILSIVPDASVSVPDEHNSRSLASSLADARYVLWCSEGVDRSLVDAVERRQGLVVRLYRLDIDERAIEELRRSLSDEDLVVFASGASVSAWRWLRKGTDVNPRAVAVSRRIADVLASDAPPLLAIFEDGDMRKFPHFLRAVYGG, from the coding sequence TTGATAGTCCCTCTGTCGACCGAGAGATTCATCAGGTGGCTATCTCGGGAGCTGGGTTCACCGCCGGTCCGGGGTCCCCCAGTCCTCGTTCCAGTGCCCAAAGTCGACGCGGGTGAGGTCTCAAGGATAGCATCGCTCGGGTTGCCGGCGATCGTCACATCACCCAACGCGGTCGACATACTAGAATCCATGCTGCCCCACTCAGTTCTGGCCGCGGCGCTGTCGAAGTCCATAGCGATAGGACCCATGACCGCGGACGCGATACTTAGCATCGTTCCCGATGCATCCGTGAGTGTTCCGGACGAGCATAACTCCAGATCCCTCGCATCATCGCTCGCCGACGCGCGCTACGTCCTCTGGTGCTCGGAGGGCGTTGATCGCTCGCTGGTGGACGCTGTGGAAAGGCGGCAGGGCCTAGTTGTCAGGCTATACCGGCTGGACATCGACGAGCGTGCTATTGAGGAGTTACGGCGCTCTCTCTCGGACGAAGATCTAGTGGTCTTCGCCTCGGGCGCCAGTGTAAGCGCATGGAGGTGGCTGAGGAAGGGCACTGACGTGAATCCTCGCGCAGTCGCCGTGAGCCGCAGGATAGCTGACGTGCTGGCCAGCGATGCACCACCCTTGCTCGCGATCTTCGAGGATGGCGATATGCGCAAATTCCCCCATTTCCTACGGGCGGTGTACGGGGGATAG
- a CDS encoding precorrin-2 dehydrogenase/sirohydrochlorin ferrochelatase family protein, translating into MKIPIFIEASSLRVLVLGGGSEAEKKTRRFLRHGSRVTVYSVEFTRWLLDEGKAGRIRLIRGDVRDRSTVSSLVDSHDLVIYTIPGLPDEEDSIARQCERRRKLCILSTNAERTMAAMPIEVRAAGMRIAVFSGGKSTLVAELAADEISRCLSGRKDIEILLEAMGHAKDLLKVKMPDHRLRMDLYRAFLEDRKLRELSEHGDMDGAMRRVEEMVEEAVAGRT; encoded by the coding sequence TTGAAGATACCCATTTTCATAGAGGCATCCTCGCTGCGCGTGCTGGTGCTGGGCGGGGGATCGGAGGCGGAGAAGAAGACTAGGAGATTCCTCAGGCATGGATCGCGGGTCACCGTGTACAGCGTAGAGTTCACCAGGTGGTTGCTTGACGAGGGGAAGGCCGGCAGGATACGGCTGATCAGGGGTGACGTGCGTGACAGGTCCACCGTGTCGAGCCTCGTGGACTCGCACGACTTGGTGATATACACAATCCCGGGCCTGCCGGACGAGGAGGATTCCATCGCACGCCAGTGCGAGCGCAGAAGAAAGCTCTGCATATTGAGCACGAACGCCGAGAGGACAATGGCGGCGATGCCCATAGAGGTGAGGGCGGCCGGGATGAGGATAGCCGTTTTCTCGGGGGGCAAGTCAACGCTGGTGGCCGAGCTCGCGGCGGACGAGATATCGCGCTGTCTATCGGGGAGGAAGGATATTGAGATCCTCTTGGAGGCCATGGGGCACGCCAAGGATCTCCTGAAGGTTAAGATGCCGGATCACCGGCTCCGGATGGACCTGTACCGTGCATTCCTCGAGGACAGAAAGTTGAGGGAGCTCTCGGAGCATGGTGATATGGATGGGGCCATGCGCCGCGTGGAGGAAATGGTTGAGGAGGCGGTGGCCGGACGGACCTGA
- a CDS encoding TIGR04053 family radical SAM/SPASM domain-containing protein, protein MNLNQRPIIVFWETTRACGLACRHCRANAMTQRLPGELSTSEGMRLLEEMADFGDPKPMVIFTGGDPLIRDDLEELISAARNLGLRSSAAPAVTPLFTEERMRSLRAAGLSGISISLDGSPSTHEWVRRSPGHFAATLDAVRMATSVGLKVQLNSLIFRGNVEEIPDVLATARSLGVDTLEFFYLVKVGRAADGMEELTPAEYEDVSTFLVDATSYCFTVRTVEGPFIRRIAAGGGIRIGSLHSLLVDRARKLLGEPSCQRSLRVTNTRDGKGIIFVAYNGDVYPSGFLPVPQGNVRRSRLVDIYRDNPLFKSIRAAEFSGRCGACEYRDICGGSRSRAFAALGDPLGEDPACPYIPRTYLAPRGISDEAHR, encoded by the coding sequence CTGAACCTCAATCAGAGGCCGATAATAGTCTTCTGGGAGACCACTAGGGCGTGTGGTCTCGCGTGTAGGCACTGCAGGGCCAACGCGATGACTCAGCGCCTTCCCGGCGAGCTCAGCACATCCGAGGGAATGCGCCTGCTGGAGGAGATGGCGGACTTCGGAGACCCGAAGCCCATGGTGATATTCACGGGCGGCGATCCCCTGATCAGGGATGACTTGGAGGAACTGATATCGGCCGCGAGGAACTTGGGCCTCAGGTCCAGCGCGGCTCCGGCGGTGACACCGTTGTTCACCGAGGAGCGCATGAGGTCCCTCAGGGCTGCCGGACTATCCGGGATCTCGATAAGCTTGGATGGATCTCCTTCCACACATGAGTGGGTGAGGAGATCCCCGGGACACTTCGCTGCGACGCTCGATGCGGTGCGCATGGCCACCTCTGTAGGGCTGAAGGTGCAGCTGAACTCATTGATATTCAGGGGCAACGTGGAGGAGATACCCGACGTACTGGCCACGGCTAGATCGCTGGGGGTGGATACCCTGGAGTTCTTCTACTTGGTGAAGGTCGGTCGGGCGGCGGATGGGATGGAGGAGCTGACTCCTGCGGAGTACGAAGACGTATCGACGTTCCTCGTAGACGCTACCTCCTACTGTTTCACCGTGAGGACTGTCGAAGGCCCGTTCATCAGGAGGATAGCCGCCGGCGGAGGGATAAGGATCGGATCGCTCCACAGCCTGCTGGTCGATCGCGCTCGGAAGCTGCTGGGCGAGCCCTCATGTCAGAGATCGCTGCGCGTCACCAATACTCGGGACGGAAAGGGAATAATCTTCGTGGCTTACAACGGCGACGTATACCCGAGCGGATTCCTACCTGTGCCGCAGGGCAATGTGCGGAGATCCAGGCTGGTGGACATATACAGGGACAATCCACTGTTCAAGTCGATAAGGGCGGCGGAGTTCAGCGGTAGATGCGGGGCATGTGAGTACCGCGACATCTGCGGGGGCAGCCGTTCTAGGGCGTTTGCGGCGCTGGGCGATCCACTGGGGGAGGATCCTGCATGCCCATACATACCTAGGACGTATCTGGCTCCTCGCGGGATATCAGATGAAGCACATAGGTGA
- the htpX gene encoding zinc metalloprotease HtpX, translating into MPMSLLKLRLAMVGAWVAVTALGALVLAVVLSLLGVGYGVVWILGFVLALYIVQWLLGPYLINAVYKVRPLGEGEEPWLHEVVSKIAEKAGISTPKLMLAQVDVPNAFAYGSPATGNMVAVTKGLLDNLPHDEVEAVLGHELGHLKHRDVYLMMMVGLLPAIIYYLGYTLYWSGLFGGMGGRGNNNGLALLIGVVLIALSFIFNLFVFYISRLREYYADSHSAAVVPGGAKKLQRALARIMVVSGRVPKRKSKDASALKMFMISDPGQSIKWHGDIDELVEAIKQEKPRLWEELFSTHPHPAKRLRFLDTLAGETAP; encoded by the coding sequence ATGCCGATGAGCCTGCTGAAGCTGCGCTTGGCAATGGTCGGGGCATGGGTGGCCGTGACCGCGCTAGGTGCGCTCGTACTAGCGGTTGTCCTGTCGCTCCTGGGCGTGGGATACGGCGTGGTGTGGATACTGGGTTTCGTGCTCGCACTCTATATAGTGCAGTGGCTCCTCGGGCCCTACCTGATCAACGCCGTGTACAAGGTCAGGCCCTTGGGGGAGGGCGAGGAGCCCTGGCTCCACGAGGTGGTGTCCAAGATCGCCGAGAAGGCGGGGATATCCACGCCCAAGCTGATGTTGGCACAGGTCGACGTGCCGAACGCGTTCGCCTACGGTTCCCCCGCGACCGGAAACATGGTGGCCGTGACGAAGGGCCTCTTGGACAATCTTCCCCATGATGAGGTGGAGGCGGTCCTGGGCCATGAGCTCGGGCACCTGAAGCACAGGGACGTCTACCTGATGATGATGGTTGGGCTCCTGCCTGCGATAATATACTACTTGGGGTACACGTTGTACTGGTCCGGCCTGTTCGGCGGCATGGGTGGCAGGGGGAACAACAATGGCCTTGCGTTGCTGATAGGCGTGGTCCTGATAGCCCTGAGCTTCATCTTCAACCTATTCGTGTTCTACATAAGCAGACTCAGAGAGTACTACGCTGACTCTCACTCCGCAGCAGTAGTCCCCGGCGGCGCCAAGAAGCTCCAGAGAGCGCTCGCGAGGATAATGGTGGTAAGCGGAAGGGTGCCCAAGCGGAAGTCCAAGGACGCCAGCGCCCTCAAGATGTTCATGATCTCGGATCCCGGACAATCTATTAAGTGGCATGGCGACATAGATGAGCTCGTAGAGGCGATAAAGCAGGAGAAACCGCGTCTGTGGGAGGAGCTCTTCAGCACCCATCCACATCCAGCGAAGAGGCTGCGCTTCCTGGATACGCTAGCAGGGGAAACCGCTCCCTGA